In Amycolatopsis sp. EV170708-02-1, the following are encoded in one genomic region:
- a CDS encoding sigma-70 family RNA polymerase sigma factor, with amino-acid sequence MREDVETTADATLLDAFRAGDIAAGETLFRRHAEPLRRIAAGWVSEPAERDDLVAEAFVRVLSVIRDGGGPRENLRPYLAVTIRNLAAKWSRHHKRVELYGTTPAVEEAAGVVDTEELLILRANARLAWTAYCALPGRWRTVLWRTEAEGDSPKVVAPLLGVSPNGASVLALRAREGLRQAFLQAQVPETGTPCCQEARRRMGAWLRGGVPGRRADLIAAHLDGCEPCRTVATRLDEVNREMPPGVRAVPA; translated from the coding sequence ATGAGGGAAGACGTCGAAACCACAGCGGACGCCACCCTGCTCGACGCCTTCCGCGCCGGCGACATCGCCGCCGGCGAGACCCTTTTCCGGAGGCACGCCGAGCCGCTCCGCCGGATTGCCGCAGGCTGGGTCTCCGAACCCGCCGAACGGGACGACCTCGTGGCCGAAGCGTTCGTGCGCGTCCTGAGCGTCATCCGCGACGGCGGCGGCCCGCGGGAGAACCTCCGCCCCTATCTCGCGGTCACCATCCGGAATCTCGCCGCCAAGTGGAGCCGTCACCACAAACGGGTCGAGCTGTACGGCACGACCCCGGCGGTCGAAGAGGCCGCCGGAGTCGTGGACACGGAGGAACTCCTCATCCTCCGCGCGAACGCCCGCTTGGCGTGGACCGCGTACTGCGCGCTGCCCGGCCGCTGGCGGACCGTGCTGTGGCGGACCGAAGCGGAAGGCGATTCCCCGAAGGTGGTGGCACCGCTGCTGGGCGTGTCCCCCAACGGCGCCTCCGTCCTCGCCTTGCGGGCCCGCGAAGGGCTGCGCCAGGCCTTCCTGCAGGCACAGGTCCCCGAGACGGGAACGCCGTGCTGCCAGGAGGCGCGGCGCCGGATGGGCGCGTGGCTCCGCGGCGGCGTGCCGGGTCGCCGAGCGGATCTGATCGCCGCGCATCTGGACGGCTGCGAACCCTGCCGGACCGTCGCCACCCGGCTCGACGAGGTCAACCGCGAGATGCCACCGGGCGTCCGCGCCGTCCCCGCCTGA
- a CDS encoding ABC transporter ATP-binding protein has translation MKTPRLKVLWSFARPHKGALAIGLVLALLGSATGLASPMVTKWVLDSLGSSASLAGPVLALLGLMLVGAVIWLAEWILLGTIGERVVLKVRESMVRRFFRATIPAITKRPTGELVTRVTSDTVLLREAASSSVIGLINGVVMLVGTLVLMSVLDPVLLATTVAAVLVVVALFAWLMPAIAKEQEKAQDRLGRLGGALEGALRAIRTVKASRAETRQAERILVDAEAATAHGVRAVRREAVAWVVAWTGIQGAILVILGLGAWRVEAGLLEVSSLIAFLLYAFALMEPITELSQNMTALQAGIAAAGRIREMDTLEVEEDQAPAGTEPAGDPDGPVLELRGVTADYGGDPALRDVSLAIPRRGHTAIVGPSGAGKTTMLSLIMRFVRPRSGSLLLDGREYTDLPYADVRSRLAYVEQETPIVPGTIRENLLFTHPDATEEEVRRAIAEVRLSDKIAALDDGLDTPLSSTSVSGGERQRIALARAILRTPDVVLLDEATAQVDGRTESAIHDCIRRLAREGAVVTVAHRLSTVIDADTIVVMEEGRVRASGSHEHLLATDTLYRELVEALRIAGEAAPVPG, from the coding sequence ATGAAGACTCCACGATTGAAGGTGCTGTGGTCGTTCGCGCGACCGCACAAGGGGGCACTCGCGATCGGCCTGGTACTCGCCCTGCTCGGTTCGGCGACCGGTCTCGCGTCGCCCATGGTCACGAAATGGGTGCTCGACTCACTCGGCTCGTCCGCCTCGCTGGCCGGTCCGGTGCTGGCGCTGCTCGGCCTGATGCTGGTGGGAGCGGTGATCTGGCTGGCGGAGTGGATCCTGCTCGGCACGATCGGCGAGCGGGTGGTGCTGAAGGTGCGGGAATCGATGGTGCGGCGGTTCTTCCGCGCGACGATCCCGGCGATCACGAAGCGACCGACGGGGGAGCTGGTCACCCGCGTCACTTCGGACACGGTGCTGTTGCGCGAGGCGGCGTCGTCCAGCGTGATCGGCCTGATCAACGGCGTGGTGATGCTCGTCGGCACCCTGGTGCTGATGAGCGTGCTCGACCCGGTGCTCCTGGCGACGACCGTGGCGGCCGTGCTCGTGGTCGTCGCGTTGTTCGCCTGGCTCATGCCCGCGATCGCGAAGGAACAGGAGAAGGCGCAGGACCGCCTGGGCCGTCTCGGCGGGGCCCTCGAGGGCGCGTTGCGGGCGATCCGCACGGTGAAGGCGAGCCGTGCCGAAACCCGGCAGGCCGAGCGGATCCTGGTCGACGCGGAAGCCGCCACGGCGCACGGCGTCCGTGCGGTGCGCCGGGAAGCCGTCGCCTGGGTGGTGGCCTGGACGGGGATCCAGGGCGCGATCCTGGTGATCCTCGGTCTCGGCGCCTGGCGGGTCGAAGCGGGCCTGCTCGAAGTGTCGAGCCTCATCGCGTTCCTGCTGTACGCGTTCGCGCTGATGGAGCCGATCACCGAACTGAGCCAGAACATGACCGCGCTGCAGGCGGGGATCGCCGCGGCCGGGCGGATCCGGGAGATGGACACGCTGGAGGTGGAAGAGGACCAGGCGCCCGCCGGGACGGAGCCCGCCGGTGACCCGGACGGTCCGGTGCTGGAGCTGCGCGGCGTGACCGCGGACTACGGCGGCGACCCGGCGCTGCGCGACGTTTCGCTGGCGATCCCGAGACGCGGGCACACCGCGATCGTCGGGCCGTCCGGCGCGGGCAAGACCACGATGCTGTCGCTGATCATGCGGTTCGTGCGGCCACGATCGGGTTCACTGCTGCTGGACGGACGCGAGTACACGGACCTGCCGTACGCGGACGTGCGGTCCCGGCTGGCCTACGTCGAGCAGGAGACGCCGATCGTGCCGGGCACGATCCGGGAGAACCTGCTCTTCACCCATCCGGACGCCACCGAGGAAGAAGTACGGCGGGCGATCGCCGAAGTCCGGCTGAGCGACAAGATCGCCGCACTCGACGACGGACTGGACACACCGCTGTCGTCGACGTCGGTGTCCGGCGGGGAACGCCAGCGGATCGCGCTGGCCAGGGCGATCCTGCGCACCCCGGACGTGGTGCTGCTGGACGAGGCGACCGCGCAGGTCGACGGCCGGACCGAGAGCGCGATCCACGACTGCATCCGGCGGCTGGCCCGCGAGGGCGCCGTGGTCACCGTGGCGCACCGGCTGTCCACCGTGATCGACGCGGACACCATCGTGGTGATGGAGGAGGGCCGCGTCCGGGCGAGCGGAAGCCACGAGCACCTGCTCGCCACCGACACGCTGTACCGGGAACTGGTGGAGGCGCTGAGGATCGCGGGGGAGGCCGCCCCGGTACCCGGTTGA
- a CDS encoding TetR/AcrR family transcriptional regulator gives MSEGVVTETGVRARTRRAILDAAIETLIKQPSATLADIAAAANVGRTTVHRYFAERSDLIDAISHDALDKVSQSTERARLDDGPARTRWRDCARSTSNTATSSSCCSPCRNW, from the coding sequence ATGAGTGAGGGTGTGGTCACCGAGACGGGTGTCCGGGCGAGGACCCGGCGCGCGATCCTGGACGCGGCCATCGAGACGTTGATCAAGCAACCGAGCGCCACGCTGGCGGATATCGCGGCGGCGGCGAACGTCGGGCGCACCACGGTCCATCGGTACTTCGCGGAGCGATCGGACCTCATCGACGCGATCAGCCACGACGCCCTCGACAAGGTCTCCCAGAGCACGGAACGGGCCCGGCTCGACGACGGCCCGGCCCGGACGCGCTGGCGAGACTGTGCCAGGAGTACTTCGAACACGGCGACGTCTTCCAGCTGCTGTTCACCATGCCGGAACTGGTGA
- a CDS encoding CPBP family intramembrane glutamic endopeptidase has product MTEKTGTRPGAALGILIGGLAVFAAAPALLLATGHDTIKPSADSAKELSLAGALLPALAGILLIHGIPLHAPKLLPEVTDRRGLGRQATALALIAFLWPSALYLVSAAGQQALVRDIWALAKPLVFLALPLILLRVLPARDSFRLTWRPRQAWQWLAPIPAVLVFGWLYVLGPLAPPLPTAEDYPDPVYLAVGATLTFFTANVLEEVFFRGMLQTRLEALFGRWPGILLSALLFAWLHLPTHGQGSLPLTLGAIVAFQGFFGLFTGYLWSRYRNLWAPIAAHTAMNTLPLLLM; this is encoded by the coding sequence GTGACTGAAAAAACCGGCACCCGCCCGGGTGCCGCCTTGGGGATCCTCATCGGCGGGCTCGCGGTGTTCGCCGCCGCGCCCGCCCTGCTGCTGGCCACCGGGCACGACACGATCAAACCGTCCGCGGATTCGGCCAAGGAGCTTTCCCTCGCCGGCGCCCTCCTCCCCGCGCTCGCCGGGATCCTGCTGATCCACGGGATCCCGCTCCACGCACCGAAACTGCTCCCGGAGGTGACGGACCGGCGCGGACTGGGCAGACAGGCGACGGCCTTGGCGCTCATCGCGTTCCTGTGGCCGTCGGCGTTGTACCTGGTCTCGGCGGCGGGACAGCAGGCACTGGTCCGCGACATCTGGGCGCTCGCGAAACCGCTGGTGTTCCTGGCGCTGCCGCTGATCCTGCTTCGAGTCCTGCCCGCGCGGGATTCCTTCCGGCTCACGTGGCGGCCCCGGCAGGCGTGGCAATGGCTCGCGCCCATCCCGGCGGTGCTCGTGTTCGGCTGGCTCTACGTCCTGGGCCCGCTCGCGCCGCCGCTTCCCACCGCGGAGGACTACCCGGACCCGGTGTACCTGGCGGTCGGCGCGACGCTGACCTTCTTCACCGCGAACGTCCTCGAGGAGGTGTTCTTCCGCGGCATGCTGCAGACCCGGCTGGAGGCGCTTTTCGGGCGGTGGCCGGGGATCCTGCTGTCGGCGCTGCTGTTCGCGTGGCTGCATCTGCCGACGCACGGACAGGGATCACTGCCGCTCACCCTGGGCGCGATCGTGGCCTTCCAAGGGTTCTTCGGCCTGTTCACCGGCTACCTGTGGTCGCGCTACCGCAACCTGTGGGCGCCGATCGCCGCGCACACCGCGATGAACACGCTGCCGCTGCTGCTGATGTGA